Proteins encoded in a region of the Anopheles ziemanni chromosome 2, idAnoZiCoDA_A2_x.2, whole genome shotgun sequence genome:
- the LOC131290913 gene encoding dolichyl-phosphate beta-glucosyltransferase, giving the protein MLTTEFVQLVLLFGSGSVFFLFVVLGIILKVTTTAFPKIIRFKDEQFYTDPTSGENLPFPSLADEPTLKLSVIIPAFDEEKRLPIMLDECLEYLDERSRKEKDFTYEVIVVSDGSRDRTVDVALEYVKRHGTEKVRVLALVQNRGKGGAVRMGMLSSRGEFLLFADADGATKFTDYGKLERSIAQLCGNDWHRDALAIGSRAHLEEEATAKRTFFRTILMHGFHFLVWTFAVKRVRDTQCGFKLVTRSAARKLFQVMHVERWAFDVELLFIAQSYNIPIEEIAVNWTEIEGSKLTPFWSWLQMGRDLMLIWFRYAIGAWQLRKEHSN; this is encoded by the exons ATGTTGACCACCGAGTTTGTTCAGTTGGTCCTGCTTTTTGGCTCCGGTTccgtgtttttcttgttcgtAGTG CTAGGAATAATTTTGAAAGTCACAACTACGGCCTTTCCAAAAATTATTCGCTTCAAGGATGAACAGTTTTATACGGACCCCACCAGCGGGGAAAACCTGCCCTTCCCATCGCTCGCTGACGAACCAACGTTGAAACTAAGCGTTATCATCCCTGCCTTTGACGAGGAAAAAAGAC TGCCCATAATGTTAGACGAGTGTCTGGAATATCTCGACGAACGGTCGCGTAAAGAGAAAGATTTTACTTATGAAGTGATCGTCGTCAGCGATGGAAGCCGCGACCGAACGGTGGACGTAGCGCTGGAATATGTTAAACGGCACGGTACAGAAAAGGTGCGTGTCTTGGCACTGGTGCAAAATCGTGGCAAAGGAGGTGCCGTACGGATGGGTATGTTGAGCAGCCGTGGCGAGTTTTTGCTGTTCGCCGACGCAGACGGTGCCACAAAGTTTACCGATTACGGCAAGCTCGAGCGAAGTATCGCACAGCTGTGCGGTAACGACTGGCACCGGGATGCACTGGCCATCGGTTCGCGGGCCCATCTGGAGGAGGAAGCGACAGCCAAGCGGACGTTCTTTCGTACGATCCTGATGCATGGGTTTCATTTTCTCGTGTGGACGTTCGCGGTGAAACGAGTACGTGACACGCAGTGCGGCTTCAAGCTGGTGACGCGTTCGGCCGCCCGCAAGCTCTTCCAGGTGATGCACGTTGAACGGTGGGCGTTCGACGTGGAGCTACTGTTTATCGCCCAGTCGTACAACATTCCGATCGAGGAAATCGCCGTCAACTGGACAGAGATCGAGGGTTCCAAGTTGACCCCGTTCTGGTCGTGGCTGCAGATGGGGCGAGATCTGATGCTGATTTGGTTCCGGTACGCCATCGGGGCCTGGCAGTTGCGCAAAGAGCATTCGAATTAG
- the LOC131293488 gene encoding zinc finger Y-chromosomal protein-like yields the protein MALSEAIGSAFTAEDVLYYTGIQISVKEELPYAICHVCCNVIRNSVMFRSMCLKKDVVFKTLLSVLNFDKSAPDSIERTAASTLWETAVGCNTETITLDESDSDDSIPSLYGEAMQEALSDTAPSVASEKRLTSTAEKEAMDHTLTGDCEENEKSTSNEMMNQNDESVNLMPKDDSDSDGSLPSLYGESAVPPPKPKYPKDSNEGKEQCHVCGSFHVDVKHHVQRVHEKKMGHACPYCPKRVNDGYQLNSHINTWHKKEIIFTCQHCGKGYINHSSYVYHLANSHGKSDWYECETCHKRWKSIDSYRKHRKSHSVTAITCNICRKTYKNEASYEQHVLRYHPT from the exons ATGGCTTTGTCGGAGGCGATTGGTTCGGCATTCACTGCGGAGGACGTGCTGTATTACACGGGGATTCAG atATCTGTAAAAGAAGAGCTACCCTACGCCATCTGCCATGTATGCTGTAATGTAATAAGAAACTCTGTTATGTTTCGCAGCATGTGCTTGAAAAAAGATGTCGTCTTCAAAACGCTACTTTCTGTCCTGAATTTCGATAAGAGTGCTCCTGATTCTATTGAGCGTACAGCTGCAAGCACCTTGTGGGAAACCGCCGTCGGGTGTAACACTGAGACAATAACGTTGGATGAATCAGATTCCGATGATTCTATCCCTTCGCTTTACGGAGAAGCTATGCAAGAAGCTTTGTCGGATACTGCACCATCGGTAGCAAGTGAGAAAAGGCTAACATCTACCGCCGAAAAGGAAGCTATGGATCATACATTAACTGGGGACTGTgaagagaatgaaaaaagtactTCCAATGAAATGATGAACCAAAATGACGAATCGGTGAATCTTATGCCGAAAGATGATAGTGATTCTGATGGCTCTTTGCCTTCACTGTATGGCGAAAGTGCGGTTCCCCCGCCGAAACCTAAATATCCTAAGGATTCGAACGAAGGCAAAGAACAGTGTCATGTGTGTGGTAGTTTTCACGTTGATGTTAAACATCACGTGCAACGAgtacatgaaaagaaaatgggacATGCTTGTCCATATTGCCCGAAGCGAGTGAACGATGGTTATCAACTCAATTCCCACATAAATACATGGCATAAGAAGGAAATCATATTTACGTGTCAACACTGTGGTAAAGGTTATATCAATCATAGCAGTTACGTGTACCATTTA GCTAACTCTCATGGGAAGAGCGACTGGTATGAGTGTGAAACATGCCACAAGAGATGGAAGTCTATCGATTCATACAGAAAGCATAGGAAATCACATTCGGTGACTGCTATTACGTGTAACATTTgcagaaaaacatacaaaaatga agCATCCTACGAGCAACATGTACTTCGATACCATCCAACATAG